Proteins from a single region of Struthio camelus isolate bStrCam1 chromosome W, bStrCam1.hap1, whole genome shotgun sequence:
- the LOC104140161 gene encoding inositol hexakisphosphate and diphosphoinositol-pentakisphosphate kinase 2 isoform X8, producing the protein MSVSATESDPPRFFVGGEDGEELLDSARSTDYDHFYGHAEEEEEEYDSPPERQILVGICSMAKKSKSKPMKEILERLSMFKYITVVIFEEDVILNEPVENWPLCDCLISFHSKGFPLDKAVAYAKLRNPFIINDLNMQYHIQDRREVYSILKAEGILLPRYAVLNRDPNNPQECSLIEGEDHVEVNGEIFQKPFVEKPVSAEDHNVYIYYPTSAGGGSQRLFRKIGSRSSVYSPESSVRKTGSYIYEEFMPTDGTDVKVYTVGPDYAHAEARKSPALDGKVERDSEGKEVRYPVILNAREKLIAWKVCLAFKQTVCGFDLLRANGQSYVCDVNGFSFVKNSMKYYDDCAKILGNIIMRELAPQFQIPWSIPLEAEDIPIVPTTSGTMMELRCVIAVIRHGDRTPKQKMKMEVKHQKFFDLFEKCDGYKSGKLKLKKPKQLQEVLDIARQLLVELGQNNDSEIEESKAKLEQLKTVLEMYGHFSGINRKVQLTYLPHGCPKTSSEEEDNRRNEPSLLLVLKWGGELTPAGRVQAEELGRAFRCMYPGGQGDYAGFPGCGLLRLHSTYRHDLKIYASDEGRVQMTAAAFAKGLLALEGELTPILVQMVKSANMNGLLDSDSDSLSSCQHRVKARLHEILQRDREFTADDYDKLTPSGSISLIKSMQVIKNPVKTCDKVYSLIQSLTSQIRQRMEDPKSADIQLYHSETLELMLRRWAKLEKDFKTKNGRYDISKIPDIYDCIKYDVQHNGSLKLENTMELYRLSKALADIVIPQEYGISKAEKLEIAKGYCTPLVRKIRSDLQRTQDDDTVNKLHPLYSRGVMSPERHVRTRLYFTSESHVHSLLSTLRYGALCDESKDEQWKRAMDYLNVVNELNYMTQIVIMLYEDPNKELSSEERFHVELHFSPGAKGCEEDKNLPAGYGYRPASRENEGSKKTSHRNDSDEEAHASKRDETDRSVVMFKPMVSDPIHIHRKSPLPRSRKIGSVEVLSENNSNLRTPRTILEQKQSGLGSHCAGLFSTSVLGGSSSAPNLQDYARTHRKKLTSSGFIDDTTRGSAVKRFSISFARHPTNGFELYSMVPSICPLETLHNSLSLKQVDEFLASVAAPSSENLQETSSPTYMSPLSGRKISLNTYTPAKIQPTPLETLPERLAIEKPTISTSGSSGCVSNVKLSVEETSLDAKVSDEALSEKK; encoded by the exons ATGTCTGTTAGCGCAACAGAGAGCGATCCTCCTAGGTTCTTCGTCGGTGGAGAAGATGGAGAGGAATTGCTGGACTCAGCCAGGTCTACAGATTATGATCACTTCTATGGCcatgcagaagaggaagaggaagaatatgACTCT ccACCAGAAAGACAAATTTTAGTTGGGATTTGTTCAATGGCTAAGAAATCTAAGTCCAAACCAATGAAAGAAATTCTTGAACGCCTCTCCATGTTTAAGTACATAACTGTTGTAATATTTGAAGAGGATGTTATTTTGAATGAGCCAGTTGAAAACTGGCCTTTATGTGACtgtctcatttcctttcattCTAAAG GTTTTCCCCTGGACAAAGCAGTTGCCTATGCAAAACTCAGGAATCCATTTATAATCAATGACTTGAATATGCAGTATCACATACAAGACAG GAGAGAAGTATACAGTATTCTTAAAGCTGAAGGCATTTTACTTCCTCGTTATGCAGTTCTAAACCGTGATCCAAACAATCCCCAAG AATGCAGTTTGATTGAAGGAGAAGATCATGTGGAAGTGAATGGGGAAATTTTCCAAAAGCCTTTTGTAGAAAAGCCAGTTAGCGCTGAGGACCACAATGTTTACATTTATTATCCAACATCTGCTGGGGGCGGGAGCCAGAGACTCTTCCGAAAG atcgGCAGCAGAAGCAGTGTTTATTCCCCTGAAAGCAGTGTGAGAAAAACAGGCTCCTATATTTATGAGGAATTCATGCCTACAGATGGCACTGATGTGAAG gtgtACACAGTAGGTCCGGACTACGCTCATGCTGAAGCCCGAAAGTCTCCAGCTCTGGATGGCAAGGTAGAACGAGATAGTGAAGGAAAAGAAGTGAGGTATCCAGTCATCCTGAACGCAAGAGAGAAGTTAATTGCTTGGAAAGTATGCCTTGCCTTCAAG CAAACGGTTTGTGGCTTCGATTTATTGCGAGCTAATGGACAATCCTATGTCTGTGATGTGAATGGCTTCAGTTTTGTGAAGAACTCCATGAAATACTATGATGATTGTGCTAAGATACTTGG AAATATCATAATGAGAGAACTTGCTCCCCAGTTTCAAATTCCATGGTCGATTCCTTTGGAAGCTGAAGACATCCCTATTGTGCCAACCACCTCTGGAACAAT gATGGAGCTTAGATGTGTTATAGCTGTAATACGTCATGGGGACCgaacaccaaaacaaaaaatgaaaatggaagtaaaGCATCAGAA ATTTTTTGATCTCTTTGAAAAATGTGATGGATATAAATCTggaaaactaaaactgaaaaaaccaaaacagttgCAG gaAGTGCTTGATATAGCAAGGCAACTCCTTGTAGAACTTGGGCAAAACAACGATTCTGAAATTGAAGAAAGTAAAGCAAAACTTGAACAGCTAAAGACCGTGTTAGAAAT GTATGGGCATTTTTCAGGCATAAATCGCAAAGTCCAGTTAACGTATCTTCCTCATGGTTGCCCAAAAACTTCCAGTGAAGAGGAAG ATAATAGAAGAAATGAGCCGTCCCTGCTTCTGGTTCTGAAATGGGGAGGAGAACTGACCCCTGCAGGCAGGGTTCAAGCAGAGGAGCTTGGAAGGGCTTTCAGGTGCATGTATCCAGGTGGACAAG GAGATTATGCTGGATTTCCTGGGTGTGGTTTACTTAGATTACATAGCACTTATCGACATGATCTCAAAATCTACGCTTCTGATGAGGGACGTGTTCAGATGACTGCAGCAGCTTTTGCAAAG GGACTACTGGCGTTAGAGGGTGAGCTGACTCCCATTCTTGTCCAGATGGTAAAAAGCGCTAATATGAATGGTCTGTTGGACAGCGACAGTGATTCTTTAAGCAGCTGTCAGCATCGTGTTAAAGCGAGACTCCATGAAATTCTCCAGAGAGACAGAGAATTTACTGCTGATGACTATGATAAG CTTACTCCATCTGGAAGCATCTCTTTGATAAAATCAATGCAGGTTATCAAAAATCCTGTAAAGACATGCGACAAGGTCTATTCCTTAATCCAGAGCTTGACTTCTCAGATCAGGCAAAGAATGGAAGATCCAAAGTCTGCAG ATATTCAGCTGTACCATAGTGAAACACTGGAACTAATGCTGCGCAGATGGGCCAAGTTGGAAAAagactttaaaacaaagaatGGAAGATATGATATTAGCAAAATTCCTGATATTTATGACTGTATAAAATATGATGTTCAGCACAATGGTTCCTTAAAATTAGAAAACACAATGGAATTATACAGACTTTCCAAGGCTTTAGCTGACATTGTGATCCCTCAG GAATATGGTATTTCCAAGGCTGAGAAACTAGAGATTGCCAAAGGTTACTGCACTCCTCTAGTTAGAAAAATCCGTTCTGACCTTCAGAGAACTCAAGATGATGATACTGTAAATAAGCTTCACCCTCT CTACTCCAGGGGTGTTATGTCCCCTGAACGTCATGTTCGTACACGGCTATATTTCACCAGCGAGAGTCATGTTCATTCCCTGTTATCCACCCTTCGATATGGTGCCTTATGTGAT GAATCAAAAGATGAACAATGGAAGCGAGCTATGGATTATCTAAATGTTGTAAATGAACTCAATTACATGACACAGATTGTTATCATGCTTTATGAGGATCCAAACAAG GAACTTTCTTCAGAGGAACGTTTTCATGTAGAGCTGCACTTTAGCCCAGGAGCAAAAGGCTGTGAAGAAGATAAAAATTTACCAGCTGGATATGGATACAGACCTGCCTCCCGAGAG AATGAAGGCTCGAAGAAAACCTCCCATAGAAATGATAGTGACGAGGAGGCGCATGCTTCTAAAAGAGACGAAACAGATCGGTCAGTAGTGATGTTCAAGCCAATGGTATCAGACCCAATTCACATACACAGAAAGTCACCTCTTCCAAGATCCAGGAAGATTGGTTCTGTTGAA GTCCTATCAGAAAACAATAGTAATTTAAGAACACCAAGAACTATTCTGGAACAAAAGCAGAGTGGTCTAG GGTCTCACTGTGCGGGCCTGTTTAGCACCTCAGTGCTCGGGGGTTCTTCAAGTGCACCTAACCTACAGGATTATGCTCGTACTCATCGTAAAAAGCTGACTTCTTCTGGCTTCATAGATG acaCCACACGCGGTTCTGCTGTTAAAAGGTTTTCTATCTCATTTGCTCGACACCCAACCAATG gTTTTGAACTGTATTCCATGGTGCCTTCTATTTGCCCTTTGGAAACCCTACACAATTCCCTGTCTTTAAAGCAGGTGGATGAATTTCTTGCCTCTGTTGCTGCTCCATCAAGTGAAAATCTACAAGAAACAT cTTCTCCAACTTATATGAGTCCACTGtcaggaagaaaaatttctttaaatacaTACACCCCTGCAAAAATTCAACCAACGCCACTTGAAACTTTGCCTGAAAGGCTAGCAATAGAGAAACCAACCATAT CTACCAGTGGATCCTCTGGTTGTGTATCTAATGTTAAGCTATCTGTTGAAGAGACCTCACTCGATGCAAAAGTTAGTGATGAAGCTCTTTCTGAGAAGAAATGA
- the LOC104140161 gene encoding inositol hexakisphosphate and diphosphoinositol-pentakisphosphate kinase 2 isoform X10, with protein sequence MSVSATESDPPRFFVGGEDGEELLDSARSTDYDHFYGHAEEEEEEYDSPPERQILVGICSMAKKSKSKPMKEILERLSMFKYITVVIFEEDVILNEPVENWPLCDCLISFHSKGFPLDKAVAYAKLRNPFIINDLNMQYHIQDRREVYSILKAEGILLPRYAVLNRDPNNPQECSLIEGEDHVEVNGEIFQKPFVEKPVSAEDHNVYIYYPTSAGGGSQRLFRKIGSRSSVYSPESSVRKTGSYIYEEFMPTDGTDVKVYTVGPDYAHAEARKSPALDGKVERDSEGKEVRYPVILNAREKLIAWKVCLAFKQTVCGFDLLRANGQSYVCDVNGFSFVKNSMKYYDDCAKILGNIIMRELAPQFQIPWSIPLEAEDIPIVPTTSGTMMELRCVIAVIRHGDRTPKQKMKMEVKHQKFFDLFEKCDGYKSGKLKLKKPKQLQEVLDIARQLLVELGQNNDSEIEESKAKLEQLKTVLEMYGHFSGINRKVQLTYLPHGCPKTSSEEEDNRRNEPSLLLVLKWGGELTPAGRVQAEELGRAFRCMYPGGQGDYAGFPGCGLLRLHSTYRHDLKIYASDEGRVQMTAAAFAKGLLALEGELTPILVQMVKSANMNGLLDSDSDSLSSCQHRVKARLHEILQRDREFTADDYDKLTPSGSISLIKSMQVIKNPVKTCDKVYSLIQSLTSQIRQRMEDPKSADIQLYHSETLELMLRRWAKLEKDFKTKNGRYDISKIPDIYDCIKYDVQHNGSLKLENTMELYRLSKALADIVIPQEYGISKAEKLEIAKGYCTPLVRKIRSDLQRTQDDDTVNKLHPLYSRGVMSPERHVRTRLYFTSESHVHSLLSTLRYGALCDESKDEQWKRAMDYLNVVNELNYMTQIVIMLYEDPNKELSSEERFHVELHFSPGAKGCEEDKNLPAGYGYRPASRENEGSKKTSHRNDSDEEAHASKRDETDRSVVMFKPMVSDPIHIHRKSPLPRSRKIGSVEVLSENNSNLRTPRTILEQKQSGLGSHCAGLFSTSVLGGSSSAPNLQDYARTHRKKLTSSGFIDGFELYSMVPSICPLETLHNSLSLKQVDEFLASVAAPSSENLQETCTAFSSSPTYMSPLSGRKISLNTYTPAKIQPTPLETLPERLAIEKPTISTSGSSGCVSNVKLSVEETSLDAKVSDEALSEKK encoded by the exons ATGTCTGTTAGCGCAACAGAGAGCGATCCTCCTAGGTTCTTCGTCGGTGGAGAAGATGGAGAGGAATTGCTGGACTCAGCCAGGTCTACAGATTATGATCACTTCTATGGCcatgcagaagaggaagaggaagaatatgACTCT ccACCAGAAAGACAAATTTTAGTTGGGATTTGTTCAATGGCTAAGAAATCTAAGTCCAAACCAATGAAAGAAATTCTTGAACGCCTCTCCATGTTTAAGTACATAACTGTTGTAATATTTGAAGAGGATGTTATTTTGAATGAGCCAGTTGAAAACTGGCCTTTATGTGACtgtctcatttcctttcattCTAAAG GTTTTCCCCTGGACAAAGCAGTTGCCTATGCAAAACTCAGGAATCCATTTATAATCAATGACTTGAATATGCAGTATCACATACAAGACAG GAGAGAAGTATACAGTATTCTTAAAGCTGAAGGCATTTTACTTCCTCGTTATGCAGTTCTAAACCGTGATCCAAACAATCCCCAAG AATGCAGTTTGATTGAAGGAGAAGATCATGTGGAAGTGAATGGGGAAATTTTCCAAAAGCCTTTTGTAGAAAAGCCAGTTAGCGCTGAGGACCACAATGTTTACATTTATTATCCAACATCTGCTGGGGGCGGGAGCCAGAGACTCTTCCGAAAG atcgGCAGCAGAAGCAGTGTTTATTCCCCTGAAAGCAGTGTGAGAAAAACAGGCTCCTATATTTATGAGGAATTCATGCCTACAGATGGCACTGATGTGAAG gtgtACACAGTAGGTCCGGACTACGCTCATGCTGAAGCCCGAAAGTCTCCAGCTCTGGATGGCAAGGTAGAACGAGATAGTGAAGGAAAAGAAGTGAGGTATCCAGTCATCCTGAACGCAAGAGAGAAGTTAATTGCTTGGAAAGTATGCCTTGCCTTCAAG CAAACGGTTTGTGGCTTCGATTTATTGCGAGCTAATGGACAATCCTATGTCTGTGATGTGAATGGCTTCAGTTTTGTGAAGAACTCCATGAAATACTATGATGATTGTGCTAAGATACTTGG AAATATCATAATGAGAGAACTTGCTCCCCAGTTTCAAATTCCATGGTCGATTCCTTTGGAAGCTGAAGACATCCCTATTGTGCCAACCACCTCTGGAACAAT gATGGAGCTTAGATGTGTTATAGCTGTAATACGTCATGGGGACCgaacaccaaaacaaaaaatgaaaatggaagtaaaGCATCAGAA ATTTTTTGATCTCTTTGAAAAATGTGATGGATATAAATCTggaaaactaaaactgaaaaaaccaaaacagttgCAG gaAGTGCTTGATATAGCAAGGCAACTCCTTGTAGAACTTGGGCAAAACAACGATTCTGAAATTGAAGAAAGTAAAGCAAAACTTGAACAGCTAAAGACCGTGTTAGAAAT GTATGGGCATTTTTCAGGCATAAATCGCAAAGTCCAGTTAACGTATCTTCCTCATGGTTGCCCAAAAACTTCCAGTGAAGAGGAAG ATAATAGAAGAAATGAGCCGTCCCTGCTTCTGGTTCTGAAATGGGGAGGAGAACTGACCCCTGCAGGCAGGGTTCAAGCAGAGGAGCTTGGAAGGGCTTTCAGGTGCATGTATCCAGGTGGACAAG GAGATTATGCTGGATTTCCTGGGTGTGGTTTACTTAGATTACATAGCACTTATCGACATGATCTCAAAATCTACGCTTCTGATGAGGGACGTGTTCAGATGACTGCAGCAGCTTTTGCAAAG GGACTACTGGCGTTAGAGGGTGAGCTGACTCCCATTCTTGTCCAGATGGTAAAAAGCGCTAATATGAATGGTCTGTTGGACAGCGACAGTGATTCTTTAAGCAGCTGTCAGCATCGTGTTAAAGCGAGACTCCATGAAATTCTCCAGAGAGACAGAGAATTTACTGCTGATGACTATGATAAG CTTACTCCATCTGGAAGCATCTCTTTGATAAAATCAATGCAGGTTATCAAAAATCCTGTAAAGACATGCGACAAGGTCTATTCCTTAATCCAGAGCTTGACTTCTCAGATCAGGCAAAGAATGGAAGATCCAAAGTCTGCAG ATATTCAGCTGTACCATAGTGAAACACTGGAACTAATGCTGCGCAGATGGGCCAAGTTGGAAAAagactttaaaacaaagaatGGAAGATATGATATTAGCAAAATTCCTGATATTTATGACTGTATAAAATATGATGTTCAGCACAATGGTTCCTTAAAATTAGAAAACACAATGGAATTATACAGACTTTCCAAGGCTTTAGCTGACATTGTGATCCCTCAG GAATATGGTATTTCCAAGGCTGAGAAACTAGAGATTGCCAAAGGTTACTGCACTCCTCTAGTTAGAAAAATCCGTTCTGACCTTCAGAGAACTCAAGATGATGATACTGTAAATAAGCTTCACCCTCT CTACTCCAGGGGTGTTATGTCCCCTGAACGTCATGTTCGTACACGGCTATATTTCACCAGCGAGAGTCATGTTCATTCCCTGTTATCCACCCTTCGATATGGTGCCTTATGTGAT GAATCAAAAGATGAACAATGGAAGCGAGCTATGGATTATCTAAATGTTGTAAATGAACTCAATTACATGACACAGATTGTTATCATGCTTTATGAGGATCCAAACAAG GAACTTTCTTCAGAGGAACGTTTTCATGTAGAGCTGCACTTTAGCCCAGGAGCAAAAGGCTGTGAAGAAGATAAAAATTTACCAGCTGGATATGGATACAGACCTGCCTCCCGAGAG AATGAAGGCTCGAAGAAAACCTCCCATAGAAATGATAGTGACGAGGAGGCGCATGCTTCTAAAAGAGACGAAACAGATCGGTCAGTAGTGATGTTCAAGCCAATGGTATCAGACCCAATTCACATACACAGAAAGTCACCTCTTCCAAGATCCAGGAAGATTGGTTCTGTTGAA GTCCTATCAGAAAACAATAGTAATTTAAGAACACCAAGAACTATTCTGGAACAAAAGCAGAGTGGTCTAG GGTCTCACTGTGCGGGCCTGTTTAGCACCTCAGTGCTCGGGGGTTCTTCAAGTGCACCTAACCTACAGGATTATGCTCGTACTCATCGTAAAAAGCTGACTTCTTCTGGCTTCATAGATG gTTTTGAACTGTATTCCATGGTGCCTTCTATTTGCCCTTTGGAAACCCTACACAATTCCCTGTCTTTAAAGCAGGTGGATGAATTTCTTGCCTCTGTTGCTGCTCCATCAAGTGAAAATCTACAAGAAACATGTACTGCTTTTAGTT cTTCTCCAACTTATATGAGTCCACTGtcaggaagaaaaatttctttaaatacaTACACCCCTGCAAAAATTCAACCAACGCCACTTGAAACTTTGCCTGAAAGGCTAGCAATAGAGAAACCAACCATAT CTACCAGTGGATCCTCTGGTTGTGTATCTAATGTTAAGCTATCTGTTGAAGAGACCTCACTCGATGCAAAAGTTAGTGATGAAGCTCTTTCTGAGAAGAAATGA
- the LOC104140161 gene encoding inositol hexakisphosphate and diphosphoinositol-pentakisphosphate kinase 2 isoform X11, giving the protein MSVSATESDPPRFFVGGEDGEELLDSARSTDYDHFYGHAEEEEEEYDSPPERQILVGICSMAKKSKSKPMKEILERLSMFKYITVVIFEEDVILNEPVENWPLCDCLISFHSKGFPLDKAVAYAKLRNPFIINDLNMQYHIQDRREVYSILKAEGILLPRYAVLNRDPNNPQECSLIEGEDHVEVNGEIFQKPFVEKPVSAEDHNVYIYYPTSAGGGSQRLFRKIGSRSSVYSPESSVRKTGSYIYEEFMPTDGTDVKVYTVGPDYAHAEARKSPALDGKVERDSEGKEVRYPVILNAREKLIAWKVCLAFKQTVCGFDLLRANGQSYVCDVNGFSFVKNSMKYYDDCAKILGNIIMRELAPQFQIPWSIPLEAEDIPIVPTTSGTMMELRCVIAVIRHGDRTPKQKMKMEVKHQKFFDLFEKCDGYKSGKLKLKKPKQLQEVLDIARQLLVELGQNNDSEIEESKAKLEQLKTVLEMYGHFSGINRKVQLTYLPHGCPKTSSEEEDNRRNEPSLLLVLKWGGELTPAGRVQAEELGRAFRCMYPGGQGDYAGFPGCGLLRLHSTYRHDLKIYASDEGRVQMTAAAFAKGLLALEGELTPILVQMVKSANMNGLLDSDSDSLSSCQHRVKARLHEILQRDREFTADDYDKLTPSGSISLIKSMQVIKNPVKTCDKVYSLIQSLTSQIRQRMEDPKSADIQLYHSETLELMLRRWAKLEKDFKTKNGRYDISKIPDIYDCIKYDVQHNGSLKLENTMELYRLSKALADIVIPQEYGISKAEKLEIAKGYCTPLVRKIRSDLQRTQDDDTVNKLHPLYSRGVMSPERHVRTRLYFTSESHVHSLLSTLRYGALCDESKDEQWKRAMDYLNVVNELNYMTQIVIMLYEDPNKELSSEERFHVELHFSPGAKGCEEDKNLPAGYGYRPASRENEGSKKTSHRNDSDEEAHASKRDETDRSVVMFKPMVSDPIHIHRKSPLPRSRKIGSVEVLSENNSNLRTPRTILEQKQSGLGSHCAGLFSTSVLGGSSSAPNLQDYARTHRKKLTSSGFIDGFELYSMVPSICPLETLHNSLSLKQVDEFLASVAAPSSENLQETSSPTYMSPLSGRKISLNTYTPAKIQPTPLETLPERLAIEKPTISTSGSSGCVSNVKLSVEETSLDAKVSDEALSEKK; this is encoded by the exons ATGTCTGTTAGCGCAACAGAGAGCGATCCTCCTAGGTTCTTCGTCGGTGGAGAAGATGGAGAGGAATTGCTGGACTCAGCCAGGTCTACAGATTATGATCACTTCTATGGCcatgcagaagaggaagaggaagaatatgACTCT ccACCAGAAAGACAAATTTTAGTTGGGATTTGTTCAATGGCTAAGAAATCTAAGTCCAAACCAATGAAAGAAATTCTTGAACGCCTCTCCATGTTTAAGTACATAACTGTTGTAATATTTGAAGAGGATGTTATTTTGAATGAGCCAGTTGAAAACTGGCCTTTATGTGACtgtctcatttcctttcattCTAAAG GTTTTCCCCTGGACAAAGCAGTTGCCTATGCAAAACTCAGGAATCCATTTATAATCAATGACTTGAATATGCAGTATCACATACAAGACAG GAGAGAAGTATACAGTATTCTTAAAGCTGAAGGCATTTTACTTCCTCGTTATGCAGTTCTAAACCGTGATCCAAACAATCCCCAAG AATGCAGTTTGATTGAAGGAGAAGATCATGTGGAAGTGAATGGGGAAATTTTCCAAAAGCCTTTTGTAGAAAAGCCAGTTAGCGCTGAGGACCACAATGTTTACATTTATTATCCAACATCTGCTGGGGGCGGGAGCCAGAGACTCTTCCGAAAG atcgGCAGCAGAAGCAGTGTTTATTCCCCTGAAAGCAGTGTGAGAAAAACAGGCTCCTATATTTATGAGGAATTCATGCCTACAGATGGCACTGATGTGAAG gtgtACACAGTAGGTCCGGACTACGCTCATGCTGAAGCCCGAAAGTCTCCAGCTCTGGATGGCAAGGTAGAACGAGATAGTGAAGGAAAAGAAGTGAGGTATCCAGTCATCCTGAACGCAAGAGAGAAGTTAATTGCTTGGAAAGTATGCCTTGCCTTCAAG CAAACGGTTTGTGGCTTCGATTTATTGCGAGCTAATGGACAATCCTATGTCTGTGATGTGAATGGCTTCAGTTTTGTGAAGAACTCCATGAAATACTATGATGATTGTGCTAAGATACTTGG AAATATCATAATGAGAGAACTTGCTCCCCAGTTTCAAATTCCATGGTCGATTCCTTTGGAAGCTGAAGACATCCCTATTGTGCCAACCACCTCTGGAACAAT gATGGAGCTTAGATGTGTTATAGCTGTAATACGTCATGGGGACCgaacaccaaaacaaaaaatgaaaatggaagtaaaGCATCAGAA ATTTTTTGATCTCTTTGAAAAATGTGATGGATATAAATCTggaaaactaaaactgaaaaaaccaaaacagttgCAG gaAGTGCTTGATATAGCAAGGCAACTCCTTGTAGAACTTGGGCAAAACAACGATTCTGAAATTGAAGAAAGTAAAGCAAAACTTGAACAGCTAAAGACCGTGTTAGAAAT GTATGGGCATTTTTCAGGCATAAATCGCAAAGTCCAGTTAACGTATCTTCCTCATGGTTGCCCAAAAACTTCCAGTGAAGAGGAAG ATAATAGAAGAAATGAGCCGTCCCTGCTTCTGGTTCTGAAATGGGGAGGAGAACTGACCCCTGCAGGCAGGGTTCAAGCAGAGGAGCTTGGAAGGGCTTTCAGGTGCATGTATCCAGGTGGACAAG GAGATTATGCTGGATTTCCTGGGTGTGGTTTACTTAGATTACATAGCACTTATCGACATGATCTCAAAATCTACGCTTCTGATGAGGGACGTGTTCAGATGACTGCAGCAGCTTTTGCAAAG GGACTACTGGCGTTAGAGGGTGAGCTGACTCCCATTCTTGTCCAGATGGTAAAAAGCGCTAATATGAATGGTCTGTTGGACAGCGACAGTGATTCTTTAAGCAGCTGTCAGCATCGTGTTAAAGCGAGACTCCATGAAATTCTCCAGAGAGACAGAGAATTTACTGCTGATGACTATGATAAG CTTACTCCATCTGGAAGCATCTCTTTGATAAAATCAATGCAGGTTATCAAAAATCCTGTAAAGACATGCGACAAGGTCTATTCCTTAATCCAGAGCTTGACTTCTCAGATCAGGCAAAGAATGGAAGATCCAAAGTCTGCAG ATATTCAGCTGTACCATAGTGAAACACTGGAACTAATGCTGCGCAGATGGGCCAAGTTGGAAAAagactttaaaacaaagaatGGAAGATATGATATTAGCAAAATTCCTGATATTTATGACTGTATAAAATATGATGTTCAGCACAATGGTTCCTTAAAATTAGAAAACACAATGGAATTATACAGACTTTCCAAGGCTTTAGCTGACATTGTGATCCCTCAG GAATATGGTATTTCCAAGGCTGAGAAACTAGAGATTGCCAAAGGTTACTGCACTCCTCTAGTTAGAAAAATCCGTTCTGACCTTCAGAGAACTCAAGATGATGATACTGTAAATAAGCTTCACCCTCT CTACTCCAGGGGTGTTATGTCCCCTGAACGTCATGTTCGTACACGGCTATATTTCACCAGCGAGAGTCATGTTCATTCCCTGTTATCCACCCTTCGATATGGTGCCTTATGTGAT GAATCAAAAGATGAACAATGGAAGCGAGCTATGGATTATCTAAATGTTGTAAATGAACTCAATTACATGACACAGATTGTTATCATGCTTTATGAGGATCCAAACAAG GAACTTTCTTCAGAGGAACGTTTTCATGTAGAGCTGCACTTTAGCCCAGGAGCAAAAGGCTGTGAAGAAGATAAAAATTTACCAGCTGGATATGGATACAGACCTGCCTCCCGAGAG AATGAAGGCTCGAAGAAAACCTCCCATAGAAATGATAGTGACGAGGAGGCGCATGCTTCTAAAAGAGACGAAACAGATCGGTCAGTAGTGATGTTCAAGCCAATGGTATCAGACCCAATTCACATACACAGAAAGTCACCTCTTCCAAGATCCAGGAAGATTGGTTCTGTTGAA GTCCTATCAGAAAACAATAGTAATTTAAGAACACCAAGAACTATTCTGGAACAAAAGCAGAGTGGTCTAG GGTCTCACTGTGCGGGCCTGTTTAGCACCTCAGTGCTCGGGGGTTCTTCAAGTGCACCTAACCTACAGGATTATGCTCGTACTCATCGTAAAAAGCTGACTTCTTCTGGCTTCATAGATG gTTTTGAACTGTATTCCATGGTGCCTTCTATTTGCCCTTTGGAAACCCTACACAATTCCCTGTCTTTAAAGCAGGTGGATGAATTTCTTGCCTCTGTTGCTGCTCCATCAAGTGAAAATCTACAAGAAACAT cTTCTCCAACTTATATGAGTCCACTGtcaggaagaaaaatttctttaaatacaTACACCCCTGCAAAAATTCAACCAACGCCACTTGAAACTTTGCCTGAAAGGCTAGCAATAGAGAAACCAACCATAT CTACCAGTGGATCCTCTGGTTGTGTATCTAATGTTAAGCTATCTGTTGAAGAGACCTCACTCGATGCAAAAGTTAGTGATGAAGCTCTTTCTGAGAAGAAATGA